One genomic window of Bactrocera dorsalis isolate Fly_Bdor chromosome 4, ASM2337382v1, whole genome shotgun sequence includes the following:
- the LOC105225543 gene encoding uncharacterized protein LOC105225543: MSDLSSSWLGGGSSSSPSESFSSFSINHNDITWEALFMKAAALPAILENGRKVFGPPVEYIGERPSYICELYVSNLPKSLDEVRFLTWLHRCGVVYEMRVMMQSFSMTRGYAFVRYTQEYEALVAYELLKCLFLGGERVCVYRSQGKNRLFVSNIPKQLPMSSLEEGFKKTFRDIERCISFPATETCSLRGDFNRGFAFIEFYDHESAMEAKKKTTPGHMRMWGNDLKVQWARPKLLQAHFKSNNEQKEKRSMAGASSKSQDYCAKLRLFCLANNWCIPVVIYGNCFYQNGFQYGGILLKDPTSGQLSGILMEVAAGRDMQDVHVAMCEVAVQIIDRSNGFPKHHYMVRVLNGFRAELLLVCGNCSDITSLVSHCDRNVFNFNSMVELAVALEVLAQYSTEFILTTYRRSFLVLRNCFSLQRQSHIVQFYSIYPKFRNNPPLNLAFNDTEITLLVSEVIMEHNVNEFLAMGEQLRNPPYMILNSQRVRNADGYRLRYISLEKLESREFYHPHQRINASPIWITGHSYQKSIFK; encoded by the exons ATGTCTGATTTGTCATCATCGTGGTTGGGGGGAGGCTCCTCTTCGTCACCATCTGAATCTTTCTCTTCGTTTTCAATCAATCATAATGATATTACTTGGGAGGCACTATTCATGAAAGCCGCTGCTCTGCCTGCTATTTTGGAGAATGGACGCAAAGTGTTTGGACCGCCAGTAGAATATATAGGTGAACGTCCTTCCTACATATGTGAATTGTATGTATCGAATTTACCCAAGTCTCTGGATGAGGTACGTTTTCTGACCTGGTTGCATCGCTGTGGTGTTGTTTATGAAATGCGAGTGATGATGCAGTCTTTTAGTATGACACGCGGTTATGCTTTTGTACGATACACACAAGAATATGAAGCTTTAGTGGCGTACgaattattaaaatgtttgtttttgggCGGTGAACGTGTGTGCGTTTACCGATCGCAAGGAAAAAATCGCCTCTTTGTGAGTAACATTCCAAAGCAATTGCCGATGTCGTCTCTGGAGGAAGGTTTCAAGAAAACATTCCGCGACATAGAGCGTTGTATATCGTTTCCAGCTACAGAAACTTGTTCGTTGAGAGGTGATTTCAATCGTGGTTTTGCTTTTATCGAATTTTATGATCACGAATCGGCTATGGAGGCTAAGAAAAAAACGACACCTGGTCACATGCGCATGTGGGGTAATGACTTAAAAGTACAATGGGCAAGGCCGAAATTATTGCAAGCCCACTTCAAAAGCAACAATGAACAAAAG GAAAAACGTTCAATGGCTGGAGCGTCAAG cAAATCACAAGACTATTGTGCTAAATTACGTTTGTTCTGTTTGGCTAATAATTGGTGCATACCGGTGGTAATTTATGGGAATTGTTTCTACCAAAATGGATTCCAATACGGTGGA ATATTATTGAAAGATCCCACGAGTGGACAGTTAAGTGGCATCCTAATGGAGGTGGCTGCAGGTCGTGATATGCAAGATGTGCATGTAGCAATGTGCGAAGTTGCTGTGCAAATAATTGACCGCAGTAACGGGTTTCCAAAACACCACTACATGGTGCGAGTGTTGAATGGATTTCGTGCCGAATTAC TGTTAGTTTGcggaaattgttcagatattACGTCACTGGTAAGCCATTGTGACAGgaatgtttttaatttcaattctatGGTAGAGTTGGCAGTCGCTTTGGAAGTCTTAGCCCAATATTCAACGGAATTTATTTTGACCACTTATAGAAGAAGTTTCCTAGTTTTACGAAACTGTTTTTCTCTTCAGCGCCAGTCACACATTGTCCAGTTTTACAGTATATATCCAAAGTTCCGTAATAACCCACCGCTTAACCTGGCGTTCAACGACACTGAAATAACACTTCTCGTTTCTGAAGTTATAATGGAACATAATGTTAATGAGTTTTTAGCCATGGGAGAACAATTAAGAAATCCACCCTACATGATATTGAATTCACAACGGGTCCGGAACGCTGATGGTTACAGATTACGTTACATCAGTTTGGAAAAATTAGAAAGTCGCGAGTTTTACCATCCGCATCAGAGAATTAATGCTTCGCCAATTTGGATTACTGGTCATTCCTATCAAAAATCTATTTTCAAATAG
- the LOC105225567 gene encoding uncharacterized protein LOC105225567, with translation MEYTTANGSYFGRSDTMCTPLHIIYPLSAPVASDNFGGSNYTPSPPISSPPLRNDANFQQQDQPFTLMQMNGRKVLGPPEDWQGSPPSSACELFVRRIPRNIDEQRLIQPFLRFGQIYEMRLPMDFNQANRGYAYVRYTTEEEANCAMEVLNHFYVAPHRKLEILQSYEKCCLFVSNIPKYLDEVEIEEKLRTVFPTMERLYIQVGNSGKNINGDHGKNDEVCNQEMRGTNNDCKNRGYAVIHFPSHLEALEAKKSTTPGVIRMWNRDLKVVWANTERDTDTSKSNKTLFVRNVDLCINKRDIMDMLVKFIPRQEIRKVTKVRTIAFCDFTTREAAEKCLQELQGTILQGQCLSIEWAKPSEKQSLHRMCRTDFDAMLRLKCIANCWQIPVIIFGTYFEREDLQYGAVMMRSAVGTARSIFCVLQCQELVDIHSRICEVVCVLLETIGTFPDYNYFFFVESDNAHLLGIVTHDCQSVSFIASHQVPKNIHFDLNEIIDMSLAIANLAAVEEDVLLQAYHESFQLPTTATYLPNLVVSGYRIFGTIFPKYRNKPPLAHNLNDTQIVLALCYLMTGTNTVLPSRPYIAYPVSSFDNGYERLRFVSLKLLPIAVTQSRYLVHQALNHVQFGNVHNFHPAQRFKTRPLWITGCSYAKSLKQPTPAQIMHVNEQGAQDQRQYNNTSGSAYMPSTYASSSVLAPITKEPTRTTFGVN, from the exons ATGGAATACACAACAGCCAACGGGTCCTATTTCGGAAGGAGTGATACAATGTGTACTCCACTACATATTATATACCCGTTATCAGCTCCGGTCGCTTCTGATAACTTTGGTGGAAGTAATTATACACCTTCACCACCAATTTCTAGTCCACCTTTGCGTAATGACGCCAATTTCCAACAACAGGATCAACCATTTACCCTCATGCAAATGAACGGGCGTAAAGTGCTTGGTCCTCCAGAGGATTGGCAAGGTTCTCCCCCATCAAGTGCATGCGAACTTTTTGTACGTCGAATTCCACGAAATATAGACGAACAGAGACTTATACAACCATTTTTACGTTTTGGACAAATATATGAAATGCGTTTGCCGATGGATTTCAATCAG GCAAATCGTGGTTACGCATACGTCAGGTACACCACTGAGGAGGAGGCAAATTGTGCTATGGAGGTGCTGAATCATTTTTATGTTGCACCTCATCGCAAGTTAGAGATTTTACAATCGTATGAAAAGTGCTGTTTATTTGTGAGCAATATACCGAAATATTTGGATGAAGTAGAGATTGAAGAAAAGTTACGAACCGTGTTTCCAACTATGGAACGATTGTATATCCAAGTAGGCAATTCaggtaaaaatattaatgggGATCACGGCAAAAACGATGAAGTCTGTAATCAAGAAATGAGAGGCACAAACAACGATTGTAAGAACCGTGGTTATGCCGTCATACATTTCCCGTCACACCTAGAAGCTTTAGAAGCGAAGAAAAGCACAACACCAGGTGTAATTCGAATGTGGAATCGTGACTTGAAAGTTGTTTGGGCAAACACTGAACGCGATACTGATACGTCGAAATCA AATAAAACACTTTTTGTCCGAAATGTGGATCTTTGCATTAATAAACGTGACATTATGGATATGCTTGTGAAATTCATTCCTCGCCAGGAGATTAGAAAAGTTACGAAAGTTCGAACAATCGCTTTTTGTGATTTCACAACTCGTGAGGCGGCTGAAAAGTGTTTACAAGAATTACAAGGAACAATATTACAAGGCCAATGTCTCAGTATTGAATGGGCTAAACCGTCGGAAAA GCAATCTTTGCATCGAATGTGTAGGACAGATTTCGATGCCATGCTTCGTCTTAAATGCATAGCCAACTGCTGGCAAATACCAGTCATCATTTTCGGCACTTACTTCGAACGTGAAGATCTTCAGTACGGCGCGGTCATGATGCGGAGCGCAGTTGGTACAGCACGGTCTATTTTCTGCGTACTCCAGTGCCAAGAACTTGTTGACATACATTCGCGTATATGTGAAGTGGTCTGTGTTTTATTGGAAACGATTGGAACTTTTCCAGACTACAACTACTTTTTCTTTGTAGAAAGCGACAATGCACATCTTT TGGGAATAGTGACACATGATTGCCAATCAGTGAGCTTCATCGCATCTCATCAAGTACCAAAAAACATACATTTCGATTTAAATGAGATTATCGACATGAGCTTGGCCATTGCAAATTTAGCTGCCGTTGAAGAGGATGTACTACTTCAGGCCTATCATGAGAGTTTTCAGTTGCCCACCACCGCCACATACTTACCAAATTTGGTAGTTTCTGGCTATCGAATTTTCGGCACAATCTTTCCTAAATACCGAAATAAACCACCGTTAGCGCACAATCTTAACGATACACAGATAGTACTAGCCCTATGTTATTTAATGACCGGCACAAATACAGTGTTGCCTAGCCGTCCCTATATTGCCTATCCGGTGTCGTCATTCGATAATGGCTATGAAAGATTACGATTCGTCTCACTTAAACTCTTGCCCATTGCTGTCACCCAATCACGTTATTTGGTTCATCAGGCGCTCAACCATGTGCAATTTGGTAATGTGCATAACTTTCATCCAGCGCAACGTTTCAAAACCCGTCCACTATGGATCACAGGATGTTCTTACGCCAAATCACTTAAACAACCCACACCAGCGCAAATAATGCATGTGAATGAACAAGGAGCTCAAGATCAACGACAATATAACAATACATCGGGCAGTGCTTATATGCCATCTACTTATGCCTCTTCTAGCGTTTTAGCGCCAATAACTAAAGAACCAACTCGGACGACTTTTGGAGTCAATTGA